The following is a genomic window from Synechococcus sp. UW69.
TTCAGGAACTTGACGCCGTCGTCGGAGTACAGGAAGCGGGACACGCCGATGATGTCAACGGCGTAGGTCTTGGTCATACCTTCCTGGATTTCTTCGGCAGTCCAACCGGAGTTGTTGATGCCGGCATCCAGAGCACGATCGGTGACTTCACCGGTGGTCAGGAAGGTCTTGAACTCAGAAGAGGTGGTTGTCCACACAGCACCACCGGTGTTCCAGCGGACGGGACGCTTGGTTCCTGCTTCAGCAGGAACTGCCAGAGCGGCGAGGGAGGCACCGGCCAGAAGGCCAGCGGCGAGACGAGAAAACACGGACGACAAAGAGAGCACGTCAATAAAAAAATAGCTCCCAAAAGAAAAATCGCCAACAAGAACAAGCCTCTGAAAAGGCCAGCACCACATGAAAAACAGGAATTTCGCGAGAACAGACTCGCGAGACTCAATATTTCAGGTCGATTTGTACCTTCTCCTCGCCAAAAGAAAGCAGAAATCTCGGGTCAATTCAAGTGAATCCTTTGCCATCCGTCCGGGCAGCGGTCTTCATGCACCAGACGCACGCCATCCCTGTCGCCGCGGCAGTGACGCATCCGAAGGCGACCGCCCCAGCGCTCAACTTCGGCGAGGTAAGCCTCCGTGCCGTGATGAGGCTGAATCCACAGCCGGGTCCGAACGGCATCGCGATCGACCGTTGCCACAAGCTGCGGTCTGGCAGACAGGCCGAGATCCTGCAGGGAGCCTGCGAATTCACCCCAGTAATGGCGCGTCATCTGCGCACGCGTGAAATCCATCAGCAGCGTTTCGGCTTCACTGCGTTGATGCAAGGTGATTTCGCGCTGCAACAGCTGCCGGCTCAAATTCGCCTCATACAGCCGTGGAGCGGCTTGATCCAAAGAGAGACCATGACGCGGTGCGACGAGCGCACTGACTCCCATGGCCAACAGACCTAAAGCAGCTAGGGAACGTCCGATTTGGTCCACCCGAGTCCGCGACACCATGGCCCAACAACTGCAGGTTGGTTGCAAGGTAGGCAGCACAAACAGTCTTGTCCGGAACCGGGCTTGTCCTGAACGCCGTACGCTGCCGCCACTGCCAAAGCACAGTCTGTGAGCCTGCAAATCGGCGACGCCGCCCCCGACTTCAGCCTTCCCGATCAGAACGGTGAACCCGTCAGCCTTTCTTCACTGCGCGGGAAGAAGGTTGTTTTGTACTTCTATCCGAAAGATGACACCCCTGGGTGCACCAAGGAAGCCTGCAACTTCCGCGATCGCTGGGATCAACTGAAGGCCAACAACATCACCGTTCTGGGCATCAGCAAGGACGGAGCCACATCCCACAGCAAATTCATCAACAAATACGAGCTCCCCTTCACGCTGCTGACCGATGTGGAGCCCTGTGCGGTAGCCAGCCTCTATGAGAGCTACGGACTGAAAAAATTCATGGGGCGCGAATACATGGGAATGATGCGTCACACCTATTTGATTGATGAAGCCGGAAAAATCGAACGGATTTATCTCAAGGTCAAAGCGGCCACCATGGCCGACACATTGATCAGCGATCTCGAAGTGAGCTGATGCCTGCGGCCAGATCCAACAGAGCCTGCAGCTGAAGATCGGTCTCCATCTGCAGCAATTCCGTTGCATGGGCCCAGTGCGTCTTGATCAGCTCAGCGTCACCACCGCAGATCCAAAGCAACCCTTGCGAATGCTGCTGGGCAAGTGCGATGGCGGCCAGCAACCCTTGCAACACACCCCGCTGCATGGCCGCCGCCGTTTCTTGGGGAAAGATGTCTTGGGGGAAGGCCTCTTGAGGACGCTCCAGCGTTGCTGGAAGGCCAACAGTTCCTTCCGCCATGGCCCTGAGCTGCAGGCGATAGCCCGGTAGCAACTGCCCTCCACCAAAACTGCCATCCGCACCAACCTTGGTGAAGCTCAACACGGTGCCTGCATCCACCAAAAGCAGCCCCCTGGAACAGTCGAGCTGTTGCTCCTGACTACGTCGCCAGGCCATCCATGCCCCGAGCGCTCGATCCACACCCAACCAAGGAGGTGCCTTCGGCAATGGAACATCCTCCAGACGAATGCGCAGGTCCTGGTGAGCCCTGAGCTGCTCGGGCACCGGCCCCACCGCCGCCCAGATCGGAGGATCTGTACCGATTCGACCAGGGTCTGGATCACCGTGATCAACACGAACTCCCTGTTCAGTCCGCTGGGCCCAATGCCAACGACTGTTGCCAATCAGCAGAGCGCGGCCGCCACTACGTTCAAACGCCTTCACTCAGATGCCTTCACCCATCAACCCTTCAACAGCGTCCTGGGGCAGATGGATTCCACACTCTTGCTTTAGCCCCCCAAAGCGGGTGTCGCGGCCACTCAGGTCTCCCACATCAGGGCCACTGGAATGCCAGTCCCCCACTGTGGAATAGCCCTGCTCGAACAATGGATGCTGAGGGAGATTGTTTGATTGCATGTAGTAATACACATCACGCTGGGTCCACTCGAGAAGTGGTCTCAATGACCAGCGCTCCCGAATCGGGTCCAAGGCCGTCATCGAGCGACGGTGATCGGTCTGACCACGCCGCACGCCGCTGGCCCAGCAGCGCGTATGGAGGTCATTAAGCGCTTGCTCCAGAGGTTCAACCTTGCGGATCCGGTGATAGGTCTCCAGGTCTTCGACACGGCCAGACTCCCAGAGCTGACCATGCAGGGCCTCCATTCGAGCCGGGGACATCTCGCTCTGACGAACCACCAGACGGATCTTGAGCTGATCGGTGAGTTGGTGGGCGTAGGAGTAAGTCTCCGGTGGCAAATAACCGGTATCAATCCAGATCACCGGAACAGCGTCACCTCCGGGAAGTGTGCTCAGCATGTGCAAGAGCACAGCCGACTGAATGCCAAAACTGGTCGTCAGAGCAAATCGGTCGCCGAATTGATCCAGCCCCCAGGCCAGACGCTCCTGCGGCTCCATGGTCTCAAGCAGCTTGCGCCCATCGCGCAAGTCGTTTTGCACCGCCATGGGCACCATTGCGTCGGGGGCCTCCGTCATCACGCCATCCTCCCCTGTCGTGGGACCGGCTGTGCTTCCTATCGTTCTCAAACCAGCGGTTTCTTTCATGCGTTCACCCTCGTCCACGTCGGATGCCGTGGTGATCGTTGGTGGTGGATTCGGAGGACTTTTCACAGCTCTTGCACTTCAGCGTCGGCAGCCCGGCTGCCCCATCGTTCTGATCGAACCGCGGGATCGGTTTCTGTTTCAACCGCTGCTGTACGAACTACTCAGCGATGAACTTCAAACCTGGGAGGTGGCCCCCCGTTATGACCAGCTGCTGAATAACAGCATCTGCTGGATCCAAAACACCGTTGTTCGCATCGATCAAACCAGCCAAACCATCGAACTCGATTCGGGAGACCGATTGGGCTGGGCCCAACTGGTGCTGGCGACAGGCTCGAAAGCCAATGATTTCGGCATCCCCGGCGTGCAGGAGCACAGCTCTGGTTTCCGTGATCTCAGCGATGTAGGCCGGCTGAAGCAATGGCTCAACACTCAGCTCAAGCAGCGTGATGGAGACGCAGGGCTGATCATCGTTGGAGCTGGACCCACCGGAGTGGAACTGGCGTGCAAGCTCGCGGATCTGATCGAAGGGGCCGCCAGCATTCGCTTGGTGGAAATGGGCGATGAAATCCTGCCCAGCAGCACGGCGTTCAATCGGGAGAAAGCCCAGGCAGCGCTGGAACGCAAAGGGGTCGTGGTGCAGCTGAACACGAGCGTGAGCGAAGTGCATGCCAGCAGTGCCGTTCTGGCGGATGGCGTGGTTCTACGTCATGCGGGATTGATCTGGACTGCAGGGAGTAGCCCCTCCATCCCAGCCATCGCGCCTCCACCAGTGCTGGAGAGAGGACGTCTGGCCGTCAACGCTGACCTGCGCCTGGTGGGAAGCGCCAACACGTTTGCCCTGGGGGATCTCTCAGCACGGCCTGACAGTCCATGGCCCGCCAGTGCACAAGTGGCCATGCAGCAGGGGGATGCCACTGCCGCAGCCATCGCAAGCCTGCGGATGGGGGAGGAACCGCAACCTTTCCAGTTTGAGGATCGTGGCGAAATGCTCAGCCTCGGGGTCGGCGACGCCACACTGACTGGCATGGGATTCACCCTCGCCGGCCCCCTGGCATTTCAGTTGCGACGGGCCACGTACCTGACCCGTCTTCCGGGATTGTCCCTGGGACTGCGCTCCGCCGGCGCCTGGTTGCTGAGCCGTTGAAGCAATCCCACCTGGGAGGGCGCTGCCGCGGTCTGCGCCCCAGCCAGCAACGTCAGCTGGAGCGCCTGAGTCATCGTCGTCATCCGGAAGGCTGCGGGGCCGATCTGCTGAGCCTCGAACGACTGGCGGATCTGGTTCTGGATCTCGAGATGCCCCTGCATCTGGTGCTCGACGGCCGTGGGCTCTGCCGCCTGCTCTGGATGGGCCCGCTCACCGGCAGCGATTCACCGCTGCAGCACCTGCCAGCAACACCGCGGCGGAGCAGCGGAGGATGGCGGCTGATCAGCTGCCCCTTCGCCCGCAAAGGGCTGCACCAGGATCCCCGCGACGCTGTTGTCGCTCTCGACATCGCCCCGAGGCACTGGCTGCGCTTTGCACCGTGCCCCGCGGCCGATGGCGGCCGCCCGGCAGAACTATTAATCCCTGATCCACTGCAGCCCGATGGGTGGAGAGAGTTCGAACAGGGCGACCTGCGGGACCTTTGCTCCCTCACACCAGACGAACCCCAAGCCTCAACCATCCAAGCCGCCACTGGAGAGGAGCGGGTGCTCCTGCTCACGCTCACCAGCGGGGATGGGCAGCGCGACCAGCGTGATTTAGCTGAACTGGAGGGGCTGGTGCGCAGTGCCGGAGCCCAGCCCGTGGCTCTGACCAGCCAGCGTCGGGGCCAAGCCAATCCCCAGACGGTCTGGGGTTCCGGAAAACTTCAGGAAGCCGCCCTCGAGATCCGTCGTTGCCAGGCCTCACTGGTGATCACAGACCGGGAGCTGACCCCAGTGCAGGCCCGCAATCTGGAACGACTGCTGAGCTGCCCGGTCTCTGACCGCAGTGAACTGATCCTCGACATCTTTGCTCAGCGGGCCGGCAGTGCTGCAGGGCGCCTCCAGGTGGAACTAGCCCAACTGCGATACCGGCTGCCACGCCTGTTGGGACGGGGCAGCAGCCTGTCGCGTCAGGGCGGCGGCATCGGCACGCGCGGCCCAGGGGAAACACAACTGGAGAAAGACCGTCGGGCCATCAGCCGACGCATCGAACGGCTGCTGCGGGATCAGCGCCAGCTCCAATCCCACCGCAGCCGACTGCGGGATCAGCGGCGTGGTCTGCCGCGGGTGGCCCTGGTCGGTTACACCAACGCCGGTAAATCCAGCCTGCTCAATGCCTTGTGTGGCAAACGGGCGAGCGATCGCGTGCTGGCGGAGAACAAGTTGTTCGCCACGCTCGACCCCACCACGCGAAAACTCGACCTCCCCTGCCCTGGGGCGCGCCCCCAACGGCTGCTGCTCACCGACACAGTTGGCTTCATTCGCGATCTCCCAGCCCCACTGGTGGAAGCCTTCCGCGCAACGCTGGAGGAGGCACTGGACGCGGATGTGCTGCTGCTGGTGCTGGACCTGGCTGACCCCGACTGGCAAGGCCACCTGGACACCGTGCATCGCTTGCTCGATGACCTCGGCAGCACCGCCCTGCGCAGGGTGATCGCCAATCAGATCGACCGTTGCGAGGCAACCGCAATCGAAGCAATCCATCAGCGGGAGCCCGATGCACTGTTCCTCTCTGCCGTGCGGGGGGATGGGCTGCAAGGCCTGCAGCAGTGGATGCGCGAGCAATTTTTTGATCCCAGGGCAGAATCCCCGCAATTGACGACCGGCGACTCGCCGCCATGGCAGAGCTGAGCAACGCTCTTCAGAACCCTCAGGCGTTGATCACGCTGGCCGTGCTGGGCCTGGCAGTGGTGTTGTTCATCACCGGGGTGATTGCACCGGAGCTCACAGGATTGCTGAGCCTGAGCTTGTTGATCGCGACTGGGGTGCTCAACCCACAGGAGGCCTTGGCGGGGTTCGGCAGTCCTGCACTGATCACCTTGTTGGGACTGTTTCCGGTCTCCGCAGCACTCTTCAAAAGCGGTGCGCTGGACCGACTACGGGCCCTGATCGCCTCAGAACGGATCCGTTCCTCGCGCCGTCTGATCGCCCTGATGGCCTTCGTCATCGCCCCGGTTTCGGGAGTGGTTCCCAATACTCCAGTGGTGGCATCCCTGCTTCCCGTGGTCGAGGGCTGGTGCCAGCGGCGCGGTATTTCCCCATCCCGGGTGCTGCTGCCGTTGTCGTTTTCCACGGTTCTGGGGGGCACCCTGACCCTGCTGGGCAGCTCTGTGAATCTGCTGGTGAGCGACATCAGCCAGCAACTGGGCTACGGCTCCCTTGATCTGTTCAGCTTCACCCTGATCAGCCTTCCGGTCTGGCTGGCAGGGGCCATTTATCTGGTGTTGGCTCCAAGGGTGCTGCTGCCGGACCGAGGTGCCAGCACGGATGACCTCGGTGGCAGCCCCAAGACCAGCAGCTACTGCACGGAAGTGCGCATCCCACCCGAGTCGGAGCTGGTGGGCAGCTCTCTGCTGAACAGTCGATTGCAACGTCGTTTCGACGTTGACGTGCTGGAACTACAGCGCGGTGGAGAGCGACTCCTGCCACCCCTGGCGGACCGTCGTCTTGAGGCCGGCGATCATCTGCTCTTAAGGGTCACCCGCCTTGATCTGCTGCGGCTCCAGCAGGATCACACGGTTCAGCTCACAACCCAGGGGCAGAACGCTGGTTTCAGCCAGAACACCGAAGAGGCCAGTGGACAAAAAACCGTGGAGGTTTTGTTGCCTGCTGGCTCCACCCTGGCCGGTGCCAGTTTGCGGGAACTACGGTTCCGGCAGCGCCACAACGCCACTGTTCTCGCCCTGCGCCGCGGCCAGGAGACCGTTCAAGAACGCCTGGGGCAAGTCATCCTGCGGGAAGGCGATGTGCTGCTGCTGCAGGCACCGATCGACTCCATCCGGGGCCTGCAGGCGAGCAATGACCTGTTGGTCCTGGATCGACTGGAAGATGACCTCCCCACTGTGCGACGCAAGCCCGTGGCGGTCAGCATCGCCCTAGCGATGCTCCTGCTACCAAGTCTGACCCCGATCCCCCTGGTGGCCGCTGTGCTGTTGGCCATGGTGAGCGTGGTCGCCACCGGCTGCCTGCGCCTTGGAGAACTGCAGCGCTCGATCCGGCTGGACGTGATTCTGCTGCTGGGATCCCTCACCAGTTTCAGCGTTGCCATGCAAAGCACGGGTCTGGCCGATGCCCTAGCCCTGGTGCTCCAGCAGGGGCTGGCGGGCTGGCCGAGCTATTCCGCACTGATGGTGATCTTCATCGGCACAACGCTGTTAACCCAGGTGATGAGCAATGCCGCCTCGGTGGCCCTATTGGCGCCTGTGGCGGTGCAACTGGCTCCTTCCCTTCAGCTCTCTCCCACGGCACTGCTGATCACGGTGCTGTTTGGAGCCAGTCAGTCCTTTCTTACCCCTGTTGGCTATCAGACCAATTTGATGGTGTTCGGTCCAGGCCGTTATCGCTTTCTGGATGTCACACGGTATGGACTTGGCCTAACCGTGATCATGACCATTCTGGTGCCGGCCTTGATCCTCTGGCATTACGGCGGATCCTGAACAACACTGGTCAGATCTCGCACGCGCCTGTGCCGATCGGAAGAGCCATCGAACGCAGCCAGGGCTGGCATCGTCGGCTCACGGTTCCCCAGTTCACCGTGGTGACCGGTTTGCTGGTGGTGTTGATCGGCACGCTGCTGCTGTCTACGCCGCTGTGCTCCTCGAGCAGCGTGGGGCTTTGGGAAGCTCTGTTCACAGCCACGTCCGCCATCACCGTGACGGGGCTCTCGATCATCGACATCGGCACGGACCTAACGACCTTCGGCCAGGCGGTACTGGCCTTGATGATTCTGGCCGGGGGCCTTGGCCTGATGGCCATCACCACATTTCTGCAGGGATTTGTGGTGCAGGGAACAGCATTGCGTCGTCGCCTGGACCGGGGCCAGGCCCTCGACGAATTCGGCGTAGGAGGCGTGGGACGCACCTTTCGTGGCATTGCCCTGACGGCGACGCTGGTGATCCTGATGGGCGCGGTGATCCTGTACCACTTCGGCTTCGATGACATTCCCAACAACAGCGAACGTCTCTGGGCCGCCGTGTTCCACAGCATTTCGGCCTACAACAACGCCGGGTTTGGGCTCTGGTCCGACAGCCTCGAGCGCTACCGGAGCAATGGTGTGGTGAATGCCGTCGTGATGCTGCTGATCGTGACCGGTGGCCTGGGTTGGCGGGTGACCAGCGATATGAGCACACAGCTCCTGCGAAGACGGCGAGGACGACGTCGACTGAGCCTGCACTCCCGCCTTGTGCTCCGCACCACCATGCTGCTCATCGCCTTCGGGGCAGGCGGTTTAGCCCTTACGGAATGGTTGAACCAGGGCGAAATCTTCACGGGCATGCCCTTGCCTGAGCGTTGGCTGACGGCTCTATTTGAATCCGTCACGGCTCGCACGGCCGGCTTCACCACCGTTCCGCTCTCACTCGAGAACGTCACCGAATCCAGCCTGCTATTGCTGATGGTGCTGATGTTCATTGGGGCCAGTCCCGGCGGCACCGGTGGAGGAATCAAGACCACCACCGTGGCTGCCTTGATGGCGGCCACGCGATCCACCCTGCGAGGCCGTGAGGCCGTGGTGATCCGCAACCGAACCATCAGCGACAAGGTGGTGTTGCGGGCCGTGGGCATCACGGTGGGCTCACTGCTGTTCGTGATGACCATGGCTCTGCTGATCAGCATCGCCAGCAATTTGAACGGCAAGGATTCGTTCACGTTTATGGAAATGCTGTTCACCTGCGTCTCCGCCTTTGCCACGGTGGGGCTGGATCTCGGGGTCACAGTTGAACTTCCCCGTTTCGGCCAGGCTGTTCTGATGGTGGGAATGTTTGTAGGACGACTGGGAATCCTGCTTCTATTGAGTGCGATCTGGGAAGCGATGACCCAGGAACAAATTCAGATGAATCGCCAGAATCGAATCGGTTATCCCAGCGAGGATCTGTATGTCTGAGGACTATCAGCGGGGGATAGAGCGATGAAGGAGTGGTGGCAGTGGAGCCCGATCCAGGGCAGCGATCGCCTCGGCTTCGCGATCATCGGCGTCGGCCGTTTCGGCATCGCCGTTTGCCGCGAACTGCTCCAGAACGGAGCCGACGTTCTGGCCGTGGACCGCTCGGAACGGGCGGTCGATGAACTGCGTCAGGTGGAGCCCAGCGTGGAAGCCCGCGTTGTCGACTGCACCGACGAAGAAGCTCTGCGGGAAGCTGGCGTGCTTGAGATGGGCACTGTGGTGGTGGCGATCAGTGAACCGATCGAAGCCAGCATCACCGCGACGTTGATCGCCAAAGACAGTGAGGGAAGCCGGGTGCGCCAGGTGATCGCCAGGGCGACGAGCGACCTCCACGAAAAAATGCTGAAACGGGTTGGGGCAGACCGGGTGATCTTCCCCTCGCGGATGCAGGGAGAACGCCTGGGTCTTGAACTGGTTCGCCCCAACTTGATGGAGCGCTTGGCCCTGGATGAACAGCACTGCATCGAGGAGATCAAGGTTCCAGAACCGTTTGTGGGGCGGTCGCTCCGAGATCTGAATCTGCGCAAGAACTTCCGGGTCAATGTGCTGGCGGCCGGGCCGCAAAGCAGCTTGATGGTGAACCCACCGGCATCCCATGTGCTCGAGGAGGGTCACCTTCTGGTGGTCATGGGGCTGGTGGACGACCTGCAACGCCTGCCAAAAATCTGAGCCAATGCACTGCCTCGGGCTGATGAGCGGGACCAGTGCCGATGGTGTCGATGCCGTGCTGGCGCGCTTCGACGGCCCTGCCCAACGTCCGCAGTGGTCCTTGATTCGCCACCACCATCAGCCCTACCCGCCCCAGCTGCAGCAGCAGGTGGTGGCCGCCGGCCAGGGAGCAGCAATGCCCGCATCCCTCTGGCTGGAGCTGGCGGAAACGATCACAGAAGCGCAGGCAAACGCAGTCATGGCATGCGATCCCGAAGGGAAAGCCGAAGTGATCGGCTGCCATGGTCAGACCGTCTGGCATCGTCCGCCGGCCCAGGGGAGGCGGGGTTCGAGCTGGCAGATGCTGCAGGCGCCGCTCCTGGCCCATCTGCTCCAGCGGCCTGTGATCCATGACTTCCGCGCCGCTGATCTGGCCCTCGGTGGGCAAGGAGCACCCCTCGTTCCTCGGCCGGATGCGGCGCTTTTGGGGAGCACCGAGGGCTGGCGGGCGCTGCTGAACCTGGGCGGAATTGCCAACCTCACCCTGATCCCCCCATGCAATGGCGCGGACCGCCATGCCTCGGTCTTGGGATGGGACTGCGGACCAGCGAACAGCCTGATCGACCTCGGCATGCGCCACTTCACCGCTGGGGCCCAAAGCTTCGACAAGGGAGGAGCGATGGCAGCGCAGGGCCAAGCGGATGAGGCCCGGATCCAGCGCTGGCTCCAGGAGGATTATTTCCAGATGGCACCGCCGA
Proteins encoded in this region:
- the bcp gene encoding thioredoxin-dependent thiol peroxidase, whose amino-acid sequence is MSLQIGDAAPDFSLPDQNGEPVSLSSLRGKKVVLYFYPKDDTPGCTKEACNFRDRWDQLKANNITVLGISKDGATSHSKFINKYELPFTLLTDVEPCAVASLYESYGLKKFMGREYMGMMRHTYLIDEAGKIERIYLKVKAATMADTLISDLEVS
- a CDS encoding thymidylate synthase — protein: MVSRTRVDQIGRSLAALGLLAMGVSALVAPRHGLSLDQAAPRLYEANLSRQLLQREITLHQRSEAETLLMDFTRAQMTRHYWGEFAGSLQDLGLSARPQLVATVDRDAVRTRLWIQPHHGTEAYLAEVERWGGRLRMRHCRGDRDGVRLVHEDRCPDGWQRIHLN
- a CDS encoding phosphoadenylyl-sulfate reductase, which encodes MTEAPDAMVPMAVQNDLRDGRKLLETMEPQERLAWGLDQFGDRFALTTSFGIQSAVLLHMLSTLPGGDAVPVIWIDTGYLPPETYSYAHQLTDQLKIRLVVRQSEMSPARMEALHGQLWESGRVEDLETYHRIRKVEPLEQALNDLHTRCWASGVRRGQTDHRRSMTALDPIRERWSLRPLLEWTQRDVYYYMQSNNLPQHPLFEQGYSTVGDWHSSGPDVGDLSGRDTRFGGLKQECGIHLPQDAVEGLMGEGI
- a CDS encoding TrkA family potassium uptake protein, whose translation is MKEWWQWSPIQGSDRLGFAIIGVGRFGIAVCRELLQNGADVLAVDRSERAVDELRQVEPSVEARVVDCTDEEALREAGVLEMGTVVVAISEPIEASITATLIAKDSEGSRVRQVIARATSDLHEKMLKRVGADRVIFPSRMQGERLGLELVRPNLMERLALDEQHCIEEIKVPEPFVGRSLRDLNLRKNFRVNVLAAGPQSSLMVNPPASHVLEEGHLLVVMGLVDDLQRLPKI
- a CDS encoding anhydro-N-acetylmuramic acid kinase; this translates as MHCLGLMSGTSADGVDAVLARFDGPAQRPQWSLIRHHHQPYPPQLQQQVVAAGQGAAMPASLWLELAETITEAQANAVMACDPEGKAEVIGCHGQTVWHRPPAQGRRGSSWQMLQAPLLAHLLQRPVIHDFRAADLALGGQGAPLVPRPDAALLGSTEGWRALLNLGGIANLTLIPPCNGADRHASVLGWDCGPANSLIDLGMRHFTAGAQSFDKGGAMAAQGQADEARIQRWLQEDYFQMAPPKSTGRECFGREDLNRRLDQLDGASAADTIATLTAFSAAIVAQDLEHLRQTRGIAPIELITAGGGSQNPVLINELRRRCRGAQVDESSTLGVPAEAREALVFALLAWWHQQNHPGNVPAVTGASRETVLGVLVPPA
- a CDS encoding NAD(P)/FAD-dependent oxidoreductase, with the protein product MRSPSSTSDAVVIVGGGFGGLFTALALQRRQPGCPIVLIEPRDRFLFQPLLYELLSDELQTWEVAPRYDQLLNNSICWIQNTVVRIDQTSQTIELDSGDRLGWAQLVLATGSKANDFGIPGVQEHSSGFRDLSDVGRLKQWLNTQLKQRDGDAGLIIVGAGPTGVELACKLADLIEGAASIRLVEMGDEILPSSTAFNREKAQAALERKGVVVQLNTSVSEVHASSAVLADGVVLRHAGLIWTAGSSPSIPAIAPPPVLERGRLAVNADLRLVGSANTFALGDLSARPDSPWPASAQVAMQQGDATAAAIASLRMGEEPQPFQFEDRGEMLSLGVGDATLTGMGFTLAGPLAFQLRRATYLTRLPGLSLGLRSAGAWLLSR
- a CDS encoding SLC13 family permease, producing the protein MAELSNALQNPQALITLAVLGLAVVLFITGVIAPELTGLLSLSLLIATGVLNPQEALAGFGSPALITLLGLFPVSAALFKSGALDRLRALIASERIRSSRRLIALMAFVIAPVSGVVPNTPVVASLLPVVEGWCQRRGISPSRVLLPLSFSTVLGGTLTLLGSSVNLLVSDISQQLGYGSLDLFSFTLISLPVWLAGAIYLVLAPRVLLPDRGASTDDLGGSPKTSSYCTEVRIPPESELVGSSLLNSRLQRRFDVDVLELQRGGERLLPPLADRRLEAGDHLLLRVTRLDLLRLQQDHTVQLTTQGQNAGFSQNTEEASGQKTVEVLLPAGSTLAGASLRELRFRQRHNATVLALRRGQETVQERLGQVILREGDVLLLQAPIDSIRGLQASNDLLVLDRLEDDLPTVRRKPVAVSIALAMLLLPSLTPIPLVAAVLLAMVSVVATGCLRLGELQRSIRLDVILLLGSLTSFSVAMQSTGLADALALVLQQGLAGWPSYSALMVIFIGTTLLTQVMSNAASVALLAPVAVQLAPSLQLSPTALLITVLFGASQSFLTPVGYQTNLMVFGPGRYRFLDVTRYGLGLTVIMTILVPALILWHYGGS
- a CDS encoding TrkH family potassium uptake protein, whose product is MPIGRAIERSQGWHRRLTVPQFTVVTGLLVVLIGTLLLSTPLCSSSSVGLWEALFTATSAITVTGLSIIDIGTDLTTFGQAVLALMILAGGLGLMAITTFLQGFVVQGTALRRRLDRGQALDEFGVGGVGRTFRGIALTATLVILMGAVILYHFGFDDIPNNSERLWAAVFHSISAYNNAGFGLWSDSLERYRSNGVVNAVVMLLIVTGGLGWRVTSDMSTQLLRRRRGRRRLSLHSRLVLRTTMLLIAFGAGGLALTEWLNQGEIFTGMPLPERWLTALFESVTARTAGFTTVPLSLENVTESSLLLLMVLMFIGASPGGTGGGIKTTTVAALMAATRSTLRGREAVVIRNRTISDKVVLRAVGITVGSLLFVMTMALLISIASNLNGKDSFTFMEMLFTCVSAFATVGLDLGVTVELPRFGQAVLMVGMFVGRLGILLLLSAIWEAMTQEQIQMNRQNRIGYPSEDLYV
- the hflX gene encoding GTPase HflX translates to MKQSHLGGRCRGLRPSQQRQLERLSHRRHPEGCGADLLSLERLADLVLDLEMPLHLVLDGRGLCRLLWMGPLTGSDSPLQHLPATPRRSSGGWRLISCPFARKGLHQDPRDAVVALDIAPRHWLRFAPCPAADGGRPAELLIPDPLQPDGWREFEQGDLRDLCSLTPDEPQASTIQAATGEERVLLLTLTSGDGQRDQRDLAELEGLVRSAGAQPVALTSQRRGQANPQTVWGSGKLQEAALEIRRCQASLVITDRELTPVQARNLERLLSCPVSDRSELILDIFAQRAGSAAGRLQVELAQLRYRLPRLLGRGSSLSRQGGGIGTRGPGETQLEKDRRAISRRIERLLRDQRQLQSHRSRLRDQRRGLPRVALVGYTNAGKSSLLNALCGKRASDRVLAENKLFATLDPTTRKLDLPCPGARPQRLLLTDTVGFIRDLPAPLVEAFRATLEEALDADVLLLVLDLADPDWQGHLDTVHRLLDDLGSTALRRVIANQIDRCEATAIEAIHQREPDALFLSAVRGDGLQGLQQWMREQFFDPRAESPQLTTGDSPPWQS
- a CDS encoding type III pantothenate kinase gives rise to the protein MKAFERSGGRALLIGNSRWHWAQRTEQGVRVDHGDPDPGRIGTDPPIWAAVGPVPEQLRAHQDLRIRLEDVPLPKAPPWLGVDRALGAWMAWRRSQEQQLDCSRGLLLVDAGTVLSFTKVGADGSFGGGQLLPGYRLQLRAMAEGTVGLPATLERPQEAFPQDIFPQETAAAMQRGVLQGLLAAIALAQQHSQGLLWICGGDAELIKTHWAHATELLQMETDLQLQALLDLAAGISSLRDR